Proteins co-encoded in one Quercus robur chromosome 8, dhQueRobu3.1, whole genome shotgun sequence genomic window:
- the LOC126697600 gene encoding cucumisin-like, with translation MFTMAGKTSILSMLLLLCFASTLLIGHSTSQNDKKAYIVYMGNKRDEVSTSSLYTSMLQDVVGSHIGAESLLYSYKRSFHGFAVELTEQEAQKMAGMNGVVSVFPNQKKELHTTRSWDFLGLPKQVDKPTTESDAIIGVFDTGIWPESASFDDKGFGPPPSKWKGKCQASTNFTCNNKIIGAKYYRSDKLFVEGDIKSPRDSDGHGTHVASIAAGNLVNAASLEGIGFGTARGGLPSARIAVYKICWSLGCNDADILAAFDDAIADGIDIISISLGGSSKNYFTDAIAIGAFHAMRKGILTSTSAGNRGPDLATLSSFAPWSLSVAASTTDRKFFTEVQLGNNKKFEGVSINTFDLKNGTYPIIYGGDAPNKTSEFGSPSYARTCNDDSLDKNLVKGKIVLCDGENDGTGQLFAGAAGTVMQGRRPDSSAFPFPLPAAFLSLEDGANIYSYINSTSNPTATILKTNARKDTFAPYIAAFSSRGPNPAANNILKPDLAAPGVDILAAWSPISPISEVSLDERKFSYNIISGTSMACPHASGVAAYIKSFHPTWSPAAIISALKTTAIPMDAEKSSGAEFAYGAGNINPLKASNPGLIYDIDALDYINFLCGQGYSTKLLQSVTGDNSRCPEGSNRTVFDLNYPSFALSIQPSNSISHVFNRTVTNVGTSPSTYKANVIAPTGLSIKVNPSILSFTSSGQKQSFALTIEGTLDKQMVSTSLVWDDGTNKVRSPIVVYEAF, from the exons ATGTTTACAATGGCAGGCAAAACCTCAATTCTCTCAATGCTGCTCCTCCTCTGCTTTGCCTCCACTCTGCTTATTGGTCACTCAACTTCTCAGAATGACAAAAAG GCATATATCGTGTATATGGGCAACAAGAGAGATGAGGTTTCCACATCATCTCTTTACACAAGCATGCTACAAGATGTCGTTGGCAG TCATATTGGAGCAGAATCTTTACTCTATAGCTACAAAAGGAGTTTCCATGGATTTGCAGTGGAGCTAACTGAGCAAGAAGCTCAAAAAATGGCTG GAATGAATGGGGTGGTGTCAGTATtccctaaccaaaaaaaagagctCCATACAACAAGGTCATGGGACTTCCTTGGCCTTCCGAAGCAAGTGGATAAACCAACAACTGAAAGCGATGCCATTATAGGAGTATTCGACACTGGAATTTGGCCGGAGTCTGCTAGCTTTGATGACAAAGGATTTGGTCCACCACCTAGCAAATGGAAGGGCAAGTGCCAAGCCTCAACCAATTTCACTTGCAACAA TAAAATCATTGGAGCAAAATATTACCGTAGCGATAAATTATTTGTAGAAGGTGATATTAAATCTCCGAGAGATTCAGACGGCCATGGGACACATGTTGCATCAATTGCAGCCGGGAACTTAGTTAACGCAGCCAGCTTAGAAGGCATTGGTTTTGGAACAGCACGAGGAGGGCTTCCATCCGCACGAATTGCCGTGTACAAAATATGTTGGTCTTTAGGCTGTAATGATGCTGATATTCTTGCAGCATTCGATGATGCCATTGCGGATGGGATTGACATAATATCTATATCACTTGGTGGATCTTCTAAGAACTATTTTACAGATGCAATTGCCATTGGTGCCTTTCATGCTATGAGAAAAGGAATATTGACATCAACTTCTGCTGGTAACCGGGGTCCAGATCTAGCAACCCTCTCAAGCTTCGCCCCATGGTCTCTTTCTGTGGCTGCAAGCACCACAGACCGAAAGTTCTTCACCGAGGTCCAATTAGGTAACAACAAGAAATTTGAG GGAGTTTCAATTAATACATTCGACCTCAAGAATGGAACGTATCCAATAATTTATGGTGGAGATGCACCAAACAAGACATCAGAATTTGGTTCTCCCTCCTACGCCAG GACTTGCAACGATGATTCTCTGGACAAAAATTTGGTGAAAGGTAAAATTGTACTTTGTGATGGTGAGAATGATGGTACTGGGCAACTCTTTGCCGGTGCAGCTGGTACTGTGATGCAAGGCCGACGCCCCGATTCCTCTGCTTTCCCATTTCCCTTGCCTGCAGCTTTCCTTAGCTTGGAGGATGGTGCAAACATTTACTCGTACATAAATTCGACAAG TAACCCAACTGCGACTATTCTCAAGACTAATGCCCGTAAAGATACATTTGCCCCTTACATAGCTGCCTTCTCATCCAGAGGTCCAAATCCAGCTGCAAACAACATTCTCAAG CCGGATTTAGCTGCACCTGGAGTTGACATTCTAGCTGCATGGTCCCCAATTTCCCCAATTTCTGAAGTTTCTTTAGATGAgagaaaattttcatataatatAATCTCAGGGACATCAATGGCTTGCCCACATGCTTCAGGGGTGGCTGCCTACATAAAATCCTTTCACCCCACATGGTCACCTGCTGCTATCATATCCGCTCTCAAGACTACTG CTATCCCTATGGATGCTGAAAAGAGCTCCGGAGCTGAATTTGCATATGGTGCAGGCAATATAAATCCTCTTAAGGCTTCAAATCCTGGTTTAATATATGATATTGATGCTCTTGACTACATAAATTTTTTGTGTGGACAAGGATATAGTACCAAGTTATTACAATCTGTTACTGGGGACAATAGTCGCTGTCCAGAAGGATCTAATAGAACAGTCTTTGATCTAAACTATCCTTCTTTTGCTCTATCCATACAACCCTCAAATTCAATAAGTCATGTTTTCAATCGGACCGTCACTAATGTTGGAACATCACCATCTACGTACAAAGCTAATGTGATCGCCCCAACTGGACTTAGTATCAAAGTGAACCCTAGTATTCTATCATTTACATCTTCTGGACAAAAGCAATCGTTTGCACTCACAATTGAAGGAACATTAGATAAACAAATGGTCTCTACTTCTTTAGTTTGGGATGATGGTACTAACAAAGTGAGGAGCCCCATTGTTGTGTATGAggcattttga